A genomic region of Drosophila kikkawai strain 14028-0561.14 chromosome X, DkikHiC1v2, whole genome shotgun sequence contains the following coding sequences:
- the LOC108083349 gene encoding enolase-phosphatase E1: MMPRLSIACLALVVLVVCPVCIFSRSYSNGLIFYELNSHTPYLPPTVSVSRGRNLASVKYSEKGSIWSTFGQPCECSGPMCSCCAGLKVDQYGFDQKVCANVSFVPQLEEARLEVFLNDRPSSKYGISVRNPAPFCIPVMMGVPMAMCVQMTDVKVVGSNLNMCMDFVVRMATTDLFEMHFQCMRMGTDGLQYVDKNGKPVLPQGQQGDDTEEYEYAELEDQPEYVSQEEEDYASNKREENPPQELQAEKEEPLRYPQLQKPVQVVKELKNHTEKTPAQINDHLEHQHVELIEDQPVGYPPLVIEELPLDPQKLEDHRPQEDEDPEPLPIESEMLMAGDQSKDSATEDTVPAEEEATEEDGKETETQTEKEVEAGTEVELEEEAPDNDHDNDNDNDNGYGYGSESGPRPQVIETITNSIKATTTKPATTTTTPIPTTKTTTTATPTATPTTTTTTPATTTTTTTTPTTTKIIPIPNIVGIDYTNKGEKMETQEEEEMEDKVKKSSEAEEEKEEEGEGEEEESEAEEVEGGEATTLAVEMENDSDNEINVDDDNDDYEDHRQVKEPPKQQADNEQEGDDDDDDEEEEEAEGDDEEEEEYEGEEAAEETEEAAKPAVKSQRRLHRRRNRARGHPRRLGKLRLSAP, encoded by the exons ATGATGCCCAGGCTTTCAATTGCCTGTCTGGCCCTCGTTGTCCTTGTCGTGTGCCCCGTTTGTATATTCTCGCGAAGCTATAGCAACGGCCTGATATTTTACGAACTCAACTCGCACACACCCTACCTGCCGCCCACCGTCAGCGTGTCCCGGGGTCGCAATCTGGCGAGTGTGAAGTACTCGGAAAAGGGTTCTATATGGTCGACCTTTGGGCAGCCCTGCGAGTGCAGTGGTCCCATGTGCTCGTGCTGCGCCGGCCTCAAGGTGGATCAGTATGGATTCGATCAGAAAG TCTGCGCCAATGTGAGCTTTGTCCCGCAACTGGAGGAGGCTCGACTGGAGGTCTTTCTGAATGACAGACCCTCCTCGAAGTATGGGATTTCGGTGCGAAATCCGGCGCCCTTCTGCATTCCCGTAATGATGGGCGTGCCCATGGCCATGTGTGTCCAGATGACCGATGTGAAAGTGGTGGGCAGCAACCTAAACATGTGCATGGATTTTGTGGTCCGAATGGCCACCACGGATCTCTTTGAGATGCATTTCCAGTGCATGCGCATGGGCACGGATGGGCTGCAGTATGTGGACAAGAATGGGAAGCCAGTGTTGCCCCAGGGACAGCAGGGTGACGATACCGAGGAGTATGAGTATGCGGAGCTAGAGGATCAGCCGGAATATGTAtcgcaggaggaggaggattaCGCATCGAACAAGAGGGAGGAGAATCCACCGCAAGAGCTTCAAGCTGAGAAGGAGGAGCCACTACGCTATCCGCAGCTGCAGAAGCCAGTTCAGGTCGTTAAAGAATTGAAGAATCATACTGAAAAGACTCCAGCACAGATCAATGATCACCTAGAGCATCAGCATGTGGAATTAATTGAAGATCAACCAGTTGGTTATCCGCCTCTAGTGATTGAGGAACTCCCTTTGGATCCACAGAAGTTGGAAGATCATCGACCCCAGGAGGATGAGGATCCCGAGCCACTGCCAATCGAAAGTGAAATGCTAATGGCTGGCGACCAAAGCAAAGATTCAGCTACCGAAGACACAGTGCCCGCAGAAGAAGAAGCCACAGAAGAAGACGGCAAAGAGACGGAGACACAGACGGAGAAAGAGGTGGAGGCAGGGACAGAGGTGGAGTTAGAGGAGGAGGCACCTGACAATGACCACGACAATGACAACGATAACGACAATGGCTATGGCTATGGCAGCGAGAGTGGCCCCAGGCCCCAAGTAATTGAAACAATTACCAATTcaataaaagcaacaacaacaaaaccagcaactacaacaaccACACCAATACCAACaactaaaacaacaacaacagctacaCCAACAGCTACaccaacaactacaactactacaccggcaacaacaactacaacaactactacaccaacaacaactaaaATAATACCAATACCAAACATTGTTGGTATCGATTACACAAACAAAGGCGAGAAAATGGAGacccaggaggaggaggagatggaGGATAAGGTGAAAAAGTCAAGCGAGGCAGAAGaagaaaaggaagaagaaggtGAGGGAGAAGAGGAGGAGTCAGAGGCAGAAGAGGTTGAAGGCGGAGAGGCCACAACGCTGGCCGTTGAAATGGAAAACGATAGCGATAATGAGATAAATGtggatgatgataatgatgactATGAGGACCATCGCCAGGTGAAGGAACCCCCAAAGCAACAGGCTGACAATGAACAAGAAggcgacgacgatgacgacgacgaagaagaggaggaggcCGAAGGggacgatgaggaggaggaggagtacgaGGGTGAAGAAGCGGCAGAAGAAACCGAAGAAGCGGCAAAGCCGGCAGTGAAATCACAACGTAGACTTCATCGACGGCGCAACCGTGCCCGTGGCCACCCCCGGCGATTGGGGAAACTCCGACTAAGCGCTCCTTAA
- the p-cup gene encoding outer dynein arm-docking complex subunit 4 isoform X1 — protein sequence MSWSSGLNRASLLPQLKPWQRFDWRSCIQSQIYRSWGSYYTRRLMNRTALAAFGRAVDACKKPLPSSCLIKSCPGEDTGVCVGDYKALFKRSRCQRVLGCPDLALDDAQRAEQALGIIHGQPQRALAADIVAEKCNALYDMNAYEMALLTVHNAERQFPDDHHQQNRFRMMKQKILGVFDDIVDESLSPFLQQNAKSLEEAARLRQKLANHVPRPLWKVLRERQECDVQSIPERPIVSVTPLEQARRGQNETQYNYNYMGHNTVDIVMLRQLRKDQNLLNPHKLQSTPYLRKLSADRYAMVRRFMKMIHAKNPLYHRHHARHLSEKEWRRRREMHLFHVEYQTRRDCLRMLREVRDRRRAGNLEKLSDYVEDIMSSHIQLKTWRTLPWKWEFLNDVYNILALAHLDRCALPRNVDFLEPQNRYLLYLLRPERYRDMAMTFGGPNMYLEMAREERVHSRINQKLEQLEDRLRHSRFAIERAYLLFEIARCHFKEARYDKCLEISRKAFNVARSCNSLVWRFNSVFLVCQVHALLNRFERLKESLAKASQLAQDLRALHLVAFISICINVNNYDLAMRRMRQSEPQVRRSRNRSTGTTPALSSTSGLSLSGGSRLVM from the exons ATGTCCTGGTCAAGCGGCCTGAACAGGGCCAGCCTGCTGCCGCAGCTGAAGCCTTGGCAGCGCTTCGACTGGCGTTCCTGCATCCAGTCTCAGATCTACCGGAGCTGGGGCAGCTACTACACCCGCCGCCTGATGAACAGGACGGCGCTGGCGGCTTTCGGCCGGGCGGTGGATGCTTGCAAGAAGCCATTACCGTCATCCTGCCTGATAAAGAGCTGTCCAGGCGAGGATACTGGCGTCTGCGTCGGCGACTATAAGGCCCTCTTTAAGCGCAGCCGCTGCCAGAGGGTGCTGGGATGCCCCGATCTGGCCCTCGACGATGCCCAGCGGGCGGAGCAGGCTTTGGGCATCATTCATGGCCAGCCGCAACGCGCCCTGGCGGCGGATATTGTGGCAGAGAAGTGCAATGCTCTTTACGACATGAACGCCTACGAGATGGCGCTGCTCACGGTCCACAATGCCGAGCGGCAGTTTCCGGATGACCACCACCAGCAGAACCGCTTTAGGATGATGAAGCAAAAG ATCCTTGGGGTCTTCGATGACATCGTGGATGAGTCACTGTCTCCCTTCCTGCAGCAGAATGCCAAGAGCCTGGAGGAGGCCGCTCGTCTTCGCCAGAAACTGGCTAACCATGTGCCGCGTCCCCTGTGGAAGGTGCTGCGCGAGCGGCAGGAATGCGATGTCCAGAGCATTCCCGAAAGGCCAATCGTCTCGGTGACGCCGCTGGAGCAGGCCAGAAGGGGCCAGAACGAGACCCAatacaactacaactacatGGGGCACAACACGGTGGACATTGTGATGCTGCGCCAGTTGCGCAAGGACCAGAACCTCCTCAATCCCCACAAGCTGCAGTCCACGCCGTATCTGCGTAAGCTGAGCGCCGACAGGTATGCGATGGTCCGGCGATTCATG AAAATGATACACGCCAAGAATCCGCTGTACCACCGGCATCATGCGCGCCACTTGAGCGAGAAGGAGTGGCGACGCCGGCGGGAGATGCACCTGTTCCACGTGGAGTACCAGACCCGGCGGGACTGCCTGCGCATGCTCCGCGAAGTGCGGGACCGGCGACGCGCGGGAAACCTGGAGAAGCTCTCCGACTACGTAGAGGACATCATGTCCAGTCACATTCAGCTGAAGACATGGCGCACGTTGCCCTGGAAGTGGGAGTTCCTCAACGATGTCTACAACATCCTGGCCCTGGCCCACCTGGATCGCTGTGCCCTGCCCCGCAATGTGGATTTTCTGGAGCCGCAGAATCGTTATCTGTTGTACCTGCTGCGGCCGGAGAGGTACCGGGACATGGCCATGACCTTTGGGGGTCCCAACATGTATCTGGAGATGGCGCGCGAGGAGAGGGTCCACAGCCGGATCAA CCAGAAGTTGGAGCAGTTGGAGGATCGGCTGAGACACTCTCGCTTTGCCATCGAGCGGGCTTATCTTCTGTTTGAAATTGCTCGCTGTCACTTCAAGGAGGCGCGCTACGATAAGTGCCTGGAGATATCCCGCAAGGCCTTTAATG TGGCTCGCAGCTGCAACAGCCTGGTCTGGCGCTTCAACAGCGTCTTCCTGGTGTGCCAGGTCCATGCCCTGCTCAACCGCTTCGAGCGGCTCAAGGAGTCCCTGGCCAAGGCCAGCCAGTTGGCTCAGGATCTGCGGGCCCTGCACCTGGTGGCCTTCATAAGCATCTGCATTAATGTCAACAATTACGATCTGGCCATGCGGAGGATGCGCCAGTCGGAGCCGCAAGTGCGTAGGTCCCGCAACAGGAGCACAGGCACTACACCGGCGCTCTCCTCCACATCGGGCTTGAGTCTCAGTGGGGGGAGTAGGTTGGTAATGTAA
- the p-cup gene encoding outer dynein arm-docking complex subunit 4 isoform X2: protein MIHAKNPLYHRHHARHLSEKEWRRRREMHLFHVEYQTRRDCLRMLREVRDRRRAGNLEKLSDYVEDIMSSHIQLKTWRTLPWKWEFLNDVYNILALAHLDRCALPRNVDFLEPQNRYLLYLLRPERYRDMAMTFGGPNMYLEMAREERVHSRINQKLEQLEDRLRHSRFAIERAYLLFEIARCHFKEARYDKCLEISRKAFNVARSCNSLVWRFNSVFLVCQVHALLNRFERLKESLAKASQLAQDLRALHLVAFISICINVNNYDLAMRRMRQSEPQVRRSRNRSTGTTPALSSTSGLSLSGGSRLVM, encoded by the exons ATGATACACGCCAAGAATCCGCTGTACCACCGGCATCATGCGCGCCACTTGAGCGAGAAGGAGTGGCGACGCCGGCGGGAGATGCACCTGTTCCACGTGGAGTACCAGACCCGGCGGGACTGCCTGCGCATGCTCCGCGAAGTGCGGGACCGGCGACGCGCGGGAAACCTGGAGAAGCTCTCCGACTACGTAGAGGACATCATGTCCAGTCACATTCAGCTGAAGACATGGCGCACGTTGCCCTGGAAGTGGGAGTTCCTCAACGATGTCTACAACATCCTGGCCCTGGCCCACCTGGATCGCTGTGCCCTGCCCCGCAATGTGGATTTTCTGGAGCCGCAGAATCGTTATCTGTTGTACCTGCTGCGGCCGGAGAGGTACCGGGACATGGCCATGACCTTTGGGGGTCCCAACATGTATCTGGAGATGGCGCGCGAGGAGAGGGTCCACAGCCGGATCAA CCAGAAGTTGGAGCAGTTGGAGGATCGGCTGAGACACTCTCGCTTTGCCATCGAGCGGGCTTATCTTCTGTTTGAAATTGCTCGCTGTCACTTCAAGGAGGCGCGCTACGATAAGTGCCTGGAGATATCCCGCAAGGCCTTTAATG TGGCTCGCAGCTGCAACAGCCTGGTCTGGCGCTTCAACAGCGTCTTCCTGGTGTGCCAGGTCCATGCCCTGCTCAACCGCTTCGAGCGGCTCAAGGAGTCCCTGGCCAAGGCCAGCCAGTTGGCTCAGGATCTGCGGGCCCTGCACCTGGTGGCCTTCATAAGCATCTGCATTAATGTCAACAATTACGATCTGGCCATGCGGAGGATGCGCCAGTCGGAGCCGCAAGTGCGTAGGTCCCGCAACAGGAGCACAGGCACTACACCGGCGCTCTCCTCCACATCGGGCTTGAGTCTCAGTGGGGGGAGTAGGTTGGTAATGTAA
- the ENGase gene encoding cytosolic endo-beta-N-acetylglucosaminidase isoform X2 — MEQAQANEHLTLGEQLKGQGGNTDNAGNLVAAEAEEPANESWKNASQRSIICQEESISQLEAEAIKDNRQLLGFQVRSRNIDWRRFVQPLDTSVRSEAVYLGRQADLLYSPRRPVTEENRRELLVCHDMMGNYLEDRHFHSSEKYDDYRFQHWSAVDYFCYFSHNYVTIPPSGWLNAAHRHGVPVLGTFIVEAPGPLDEVLASEESVSRTVAALTRLCLHFGFEGWLVNVEVTVPQRNMPNLYRFVRELTSNTESRVPHGRVFWYDSVTESGDLNWQNELNARNAEFFRRSHGTLINYAWSDQHLDRSARQVEQEGSQRRRVFMGLDVFGRSRKGGFHTMESMDKIAGMGFSAGIFAPGWSFETLRTYGYNIKNSRGDEQTNSAFLARNEAWWARIWPALATHPYRSLPFYTDFCVGSGRRSYDCGASDSGRSFFNLSRQSLQPSVPLDKNAVHDFETAFSGSCSLLVANYERAFRLFVTDFTLTRGVLLLGYAYKFGGAGSEDHVFEMVVRVTPLRRNDRLKEELYLVCREHNGWTLAPHRCVLYPVEEPLPPGIVHAKLPQQAGRQGEGWHVRYFLAKFDGPVRVEDIGVMCHRPPGSKAEAHLGAVFVEGPTLEDWAATRSQRKEEVDVYRQNMWKRSPVGN, encoded by the exons ATGGAACAAGCTCAGGCTAATGAACACCTGACTTTGGGGGAACAACTGAAAGGTCAAGGCGGAAATACCGACAATGCCGGCAACTTGGTGGCGGCGGAAGCAGAGGAGCCGGCCAATGAGTCGTGGAAGAACGCCAGCCAAAGATCCATAATATGCCAGGAAGAAAGTATTT CCCAACTAGAGGCGGAGGCCATCAAGGACAACCGCCAGCTGCTGGGGTTCCAAGTGCGGAGCAGGAATATCGACTGGAGGCGCTTCGTCCAGCCGCTGGACACCAGTGTGCGCTCGGAGGCGGTCTATTTGGGCCGGCAGGCGGACTTGCTGTACAGCCCCCGGCGCCCGGTGACCGAGGAGAACCGCAGGGAGCTGCTCGTCTGCCACGACATGATGGGCAACTACCTGGAGGATCG GCACTTTCACAGCTCGGAGAAGTACGACGACTACAGATTCCAGCACTGGTCGGCCGTGGACTACTTCTGCTACTTCAGCCACAACTACGTGACCATTCCGCCCAGCGGCTGGCTGAATGCCGCCCATCGCCATGGTGTTCCGGTGCTGGGCACTTTCATAGTGGAGGCTCCCGGACCCCTGGACGAGGTCCTGGCCAGCGAGGAGAGTGTGAGCCGAACGGTGGCGGCCCTTACCCGCCTGTGCCTGCACTTTGGCTTTGAGGGATGGCTGGTCAACGTGGAGGTAACGGTGCCCCAGCGGAACATGCCCAACTTGTA TCGCTTTGTGCGGGAACTGACCAGCAACACGGAGTCGCGTGTGCCACATGGGCGCGTCTTCTGGTACGACAGCGTCACCGAGAGCGGAGATCTCAACTGGCAGAACGAGCTGAACGCACGCAATGCCGAGTTCTTCCGCCGCAGCCATGGAACGCTGATCAACTACGCCTGGAGCGACCAGCACTTGGATCGCAGTGCCCGGCAGGTGGAGCAGGAGGGCTCCCAGCGGCGTCGCGTCTTCATGGGCCTGGATGTCTTCGGCAGGAGCAGGAAGGGCGGCTTCCACACCATGGAGAGTATGGACAAAATAGCTGGAATGGGCTTCTCGGCGGGAATCTTTGCACCCGGCTGGTCCTTTGAGACCCTTCGCACCTACGGCTATAACATCAAGAACTCCCGCGGCGATGAGCAGACCAACTCCGCCTTTCTGGCCCGGAATGAGGCCTGGTGGGCCCGCATTTGGCCCGCTCTGGCCACACATCCCTACCGATCGCTGCCCTTCTACACGGACTTTTGCGTGGGTTCCGGTCGACGGAGCTATGACTGCGGTGCCTCGGATTCCGGGCGCTCCTTCTTCAATCTGTCGCGGCAGTCGCTGCAGCCGTCGGTGCCGCTGGACAAGAACGCAGTGCACGACTTCGAGACGGCCTTTTCGGGCAGCTGTTCGCTTCTCGTGGCCAACTACGAGCGAGCCTTCCGGCTCTTTGTCACGGACTTTACGCTGACCCGGGGCGTCCTCCTGCTGGGCTATGCCTATAAATTCGGAGGAGCCGGCAGTGAGGACCACGTTTTCGAAATGGTTGTCCGGGTGACGCCGCTGCGTAGAAACGATCGGCTGAAGGAGGAGCTGTACCTGGTCTGCAGGGAGCACAATGGATGGACTCTGGCGCCACATCGTTGCGTTCTCTACCCGGTGGAGGAGCCCCTGCCCCCGGGCATAGTCCACGCCAAGCTGCCCCAGCAGGCCGGAAGGCAGGGCGAGGGCTGGCATGTGCGCTACTTCCTGGCCAAGTTCGATGGACCCGTGCGGGTGGAGGACATAGGAGTAATGTGCCACAGACCGCCGGGATCCAAAGCAGAGGCTCACCTGGGTGCCGTTTTCGTGGAGGGTCCAACCCTCGAGGATTGGGCGGCAACTCGGTCTCAGCGAAAGGAGGAAGTGGATGTGTACCGCCAGAACATGTGGAAGAGGAGCCCAGTGGGTAATTAG
- the ENGase gene encoding cytosolic endo-beta-N-acetylglucosaminidase isoform X1: protein MEQAQANEHLTLGEQLKGQGGNTDNAGNLVAAEAEEPANESWKNASQRSIICQEESICECPQLEAEAIKDNRQLLGFQVRSRNIDWRRFVQPLDTSVRSEAVYLGRQADLLYSPRRPVTEENRRELLVCHDMMGNYLEDRHFHSSEKYDDYRFQHWSAVDYFCYFSHNYVTIPPSGWLNAAHRHGVPVLGTFIVEAPGPLDEVLASEESVSRTVAALTRLCLHFGFEGWLVNVEVTVPQRNMPNLYRFVRELTSNTESRVPHGRVFWYDSVTESGDLNWQNELNARNAEFFRRSHGTLINYAWSDQHLDRSARQVEQEGSQRRRVFMGLDVFGRSRKGGFHTMESMDKIAGMGFSAGIFAPGWSFETLRTYGYNIKNSRGDEQTNSAFLARNEAWWARIWPALATHPYRSLPFYTDFCVGSGRRSYDCGASDSGRSFFNLSRQSLQPSVPLDKNAVHDFETAFSGSCSLLVANYERAFRLFVTDFTLTRGVLLLGYAYKFGGAGSEDHVFEMVVRVTPLRRNDRLKEELYLVCREHNGWTLAPHRCVLYPVEEPLPPGIVHAKLPQQAGRQGEGWHVRYFLAKFDGPVRVEDIGVMCHRPPGSKAEAHLGAVFVEGPTLEDWAATRSQRKEEVDVYRQNMWKRSPVGN from the exons ATGGAACAAGCTCAGGCTAATGAACACCTGACTTTGGGGGAACAACTGAAAGGTCAAGGCGGAAATACCGACAATGCCGGCAACTTGGTGGCGGCGGAAGCAGAGGAGCCGGCCAATGAGTCGTGGAAGAACGCCAGCCAAAGATCCATAATATGCCAGGAAGAAAGTATTTGTGAGTGCC CCCAACTAGAGGCGGAGGCCATCAAGGACAACCGCCAGCTGCTGGGGTTCCAAGTGCGGAGCAGGAATATCGACTGGAGGCGCTTCGTCCAGCCGCTGGACACCAGTGTGCGCTCGGAGGCGGTCTATTTGGGCCGGCAGGCGGACTTGCTGTACAGCCCCCGGCGCCCGGTGACCGAGGAGAACCGCAGGGAGCTGCTCGTCTGCCACGACATGATGGGCAACTACCTGGAGGATCG GCACTTTCACAGCTCGGAGAAGTACGACGACTACAGATTCCAGCACTGGTCGGCCGTGGACTACTTCTGCTACTTCAGCCACAACTACGTGACCATTCCGCCCAGCGGCTGGCTGAATGCCGCCCATCGCCATGGTGTTCCGGTGCTGGGCACTTTCATAGTGGAGGCTCCCGGACCCCTGGACGAGGTCCTGGCCAGCGAGGAGAGTGTGAGCCGAACGGTGGCGGCCCTTACCCGCCTGTGCCTGCACTTTGGCTTTGAGGGATGGCTGGTCAACGTGGAGGTAACGGTGCCCCAGCGGAACATGCCCAACTTGTA TCGCTTTGTGCGGGAACTGACCAGCAACACGGAGTCGCGTGTGCCACATGGGCGCGTCTTCTGGTACGACAGCGTCACCGAGAGCGGAGATCTCAACTGGCAGAACGAGCTGAACGCACGCAATGCCGAGTTCTTCCGCCGCAGCCATGGAACGCTGATCAACTACGCCTGGAGCGACCAGCACTTGGATCGCAGTGCCCGGCAGGTGGAGCAGGAGGGCTCCCAGCGGCGTCGCGTCTTCATGGGCCTGGATGTCTTCGGCAGGAGCAGGAAGGGCGGCTTCCACACCATGGAGAGTATGGACAAAATAGCTGGAATGGGCTTCTCGGCGGGAATCTTTGCACCCGGCTGGTCCTTTGAGACCCTTCGCACCTACGGCTATAACATCAAGAACTCCCGCGGCGATGAGCAGACCAACTCCGCCTTTCTGGCCCGGAATGAGGCCTGGTGGGCCCGCATTTGGCCCGCTCTGGCCACACATCCCTACCGATCGCTGCCCTTCTACACGGACTTTTGCGTGGGTTCCGGTCGACGGAGCTATGACTGCGGTGCCTCGGATTCCGGGCGCTCCTTCTTCAATCTGTCGCGGCAGTCGCTGCAGCCGTCGGTGCCGCTGGACAAGAACGCAGTGCACGACTTCGAGACGGCCTTTTCGGGCAGCTGTTCGCTTCTCGTGGCCAACTACGAGCGAGCCTTCCGGCTCTTTGTCACGGACTTTACGCTGACCCGGGGCGTCCTCCTGCTGGGCTATGCCTATAAATTCGGAGGAGCCGGCAGTGAGGACCACGTTTTCGAAATGGTTGTCCGGGTGACGCCGCTGCGTAGAAACGATCGGCTGAAGGAGGAGCTGTACCTGGTCTGCAGGGAGCACAATGGATGGACTCTGGCGCCACATCGTTGCGTTCTCTACCCGGTGGAGGAGCCCCTGCCCCCGGGCATAGTCCACGCCAAGCTGCCCCAGCAGGCCGGAAGGCAGGGCGAGGGCTGGCATGTGCGCTACTTCCTGGCCAAGTTCGATGGACCCGTGCGGGTGGAGGACATAGGAGTAATGTGCCACAGACCGCCGGGATCCAAAGCAGAGGCTCACCTGGGTGCCGTTTTCGTGGAGGGTCCAACCCTCGAGGATTGGGCGGCAACTCGGTCTCAGCGAAAGGAGGAAGTGGATGTGTACCGCCAGAACATGTGGAAGAGGAGCCCAGTGGGTAATTAG
- the ENGase gene encoding cytosolic endo-beta-N-acetylglucosaminidase isoform X3 — protein sequence MFGRQTPLTSPSLAAQLEAEAIKDNRQLLGFQVRSRNIDWRRFVQPLDTSVRSEAVYLGRQADLLYSPRRPVTEENRRELLVCHDMMGNYLEDRHFHSSEKYDDYRFQHWSAVDYFCYFSHNYVTIPPSGWLNAAHRHGVPVLGTFIVEAPGPLDEVLASEESVSRTVAALTRLCLHFGFEGWLVNVEVTVPQRNMPNLYRFVRELTSNTESRVPHGRVFWYDSVTESGDLNWQNELNARNAEFFRRSHGTLINYAWSDQHLDRSARQVEQEGSQRRRVFMGLDVFGRSRKGGFHTMESMDKIAGMGFSAGIFAPGWSFETLRTYGYNIKNSRGDEQTNSAFLARNEAWWARIWPALATHPYRSLPFYTDFCVGSGRRSYDCGASDSGRSFFNLSRQSLQPSVPLDKNAVHDFETAFSGSCSLLVANYERAFRLFVTDFTLTRGVLLLGYAYKFGGAGSEDHVFEMVVRVTPLRRNDRLKEELYLVCREHNGWTLAPHRCVLYPVEEPLPPGIVHAKLPQQAGRQGEGWHVRYFLAKFDGPVRVEDIGVMCHRPPGSKAEAHLGAVFVEGPTLEDWAATRSQRKEEVDVYRQNMWKRSPVGN from the exons ATGTTCGGTCGCCAGACTCCGTTAACCAGCCCCTCCCTTGCAGCCCAACTAGAGGCGGAGGCCATCAAGGACAACCGCCAGCTGCTGGGGTTCCAAGTGCGGAGCAGGAATATCGACTGGAGGCGCTTCGTCCAGCCGCTGGACACCAGTGTGCGCTCGGAGGCGGTCTATTTGGGCCGGCAGGCGGACTTGCTGTACAGCCCCCGGCGCCCGGTGACCGAGGAGAACCGCAGGGAGCTGCTCGTCTGCCACGACATGATGGGCAACTACCTGGAGGATCG GCACTTTCACAGCTCGGAGAAGTACGACGACTACAGATTCCAGCACTGGTCGGCCGTGGACTACTTCTGCTACTTCAGCCACAACTACGTGACCATTCCGCCCAGCGGCTGGCTGAATGCCGCCCATCGCCATGGTGTTCCGGTGCTGGGCACTTTCATAGTGGAGGCTCCCGGACCCCTGGACGAGGTCCTGGCCAGCGAGGAGAGTGTGAGCCGAACGGTGGCGGCCCTTACCCGCCTGTGCCTGCACTTTGGCTTTGAGGGATGGCTGGTCAACGTGGAGGTAACGGTGCCCCAGCGGAACATGCCCAACTTGTA TCGCTTTGTGCGGGAACTGACCAGCAACACGGAGTCGCGTGTGCCACATGGGCGCGTCTTCTGGTACGACAGCGTCACCGAGAGCGGAGATCTCAACTGGCAGAACGAGCTGAACGCACGCAATGCCGAGTTCTTCCGCCGCAGCCATGGAACGCTGATCAACTACGCCTGGAGCGACCAGCACTTGGATCGCAGTGCCCGGCAGGTGGAGCAGGAGGGCTCCCAGCGGCGTCGCGTCTTCATGGGCCTGGATGTCTTCGGCAGGAGCAGGAAGGGCGGCTTCCACACCATGGAGAGTATGGACAAAATAGCTGGAATGGGCTTCTCGGCGGGAATCTTTGCACCCGGCTGGTCCTTTGAGACCCTTCGCACCTACGGCTATAACATCAAGAACTCCCGCGGCGATGAGCAGACCAACTCCGCCTTTCTGGCCCGGAATGAGGCCTGGTGGGCCCGCATTTGGCCCGCTCTGGCCACACATCCCTACCGATCGCTGCCCTTCTACACGGACTTTTGCGTGGGTTCCGGTCGACGGAGCTATGACTGCGGTGCCTCGGATTCCGGGCGCTCCTTCTTCAATCTGTCGCGGCAGTCGCTGCAGCCGTCGGTGCCGCTGGACAAGAACGCAGTGCACGACTTCGAGACGGCCTTTTCGGGCAGCTGTTCGCTTCTCGTGGCCAACTACGAGCGAGCCTTCCGGCTCTTTGTCACGGACTTTACGCTGACCCGGGGCGTCCTCCTGCTGGGCTATGCCTATAAATTCGGAGGAGCCGGCAGTGAGGACCACGTTTTCGAAATGGTTGTCCGGGTGACGCCGCTGCGTAGAAACGATCGGCTGAAGGAGGAGCTGTACCTGGTCTGCAGGGAGCACAATGGATGGACTCTGGCGCCACATCGTTGCGTTCTCTACCCGGTGGAGGAGCCCCTGCCCCCGGGCATAGTCCACGCCAAGCTGCCCCAGCAGGCCGGAAGGCAGGGCGAGGGCTGGCATGTGCGCTACTTCCTGGCCAAGTTCGATGGACCCGTGCGGGTGGAGGACATAGGAGTAATGTGCCACAGACCGCCGGGATCCAAAGCAGAGGCTCACCTGGGTGCCGTTTTCGTGGAGGGTCCAACCCTCGAGGATTGGGCGGCAACTCGGTCTCAGCGAAAGGAGGAAGTGGATGTGTACCGCCAGAACATGTGGAAGAGGAGCCCAGTGGGTAATTAG
- the LOC108083567 gene encoding uncharacterized protein, with protein sequence MPAGRVAGKAGYSNHYYNGRSYVGINEEIMWVSIGMGVTIVLLITIALCYIAREKCQKRQREYYVTA encoded by the exons ATGCCAGCGGGTCGAGTAGCTGGCAAAGCCGGCTACTCCAATCACTACTACAATG GACGCTCGTACGTGGGAATCAATGAAGAAATCATGTGGGTGAGCATTGGAATGGGCGTGACCATTGTCCTGCTCATCACGATCGCTCTGTGCTATATCGCCCGGGAGAAGTGTCAGAAGCGCCAAAGGGAGTACTATGTGACCGCATAG